The following coding sequences are from one Triticum aestivum cultivar Chinese Spring chromosome 5A, IWGSC CS RefSeq v2.1, whole genome shotgun sequence window:
- the LOC123108030 gene encoding CASP-like protein 1U1 produces the protein MAEMSGAKAASLALHIVALALSVGAAVVMGSVVSYNSALVYFVVGSVVSAVCSALALYLFVVHGGGGSIVVSLLDAAAQALLFSASGAALAARGCFAGGADAFRGRVGIAAAVGTCAAAAVLVAALAGNAPR, from the exons ATGGCCGAGATGAGCGGGGCGAAGGCGGCGAGCCTCGCCTTGCACATCGTGGCGCTGGCGCTGTCGGTGGGCGCCGCCGTCGTGATGGGCAGCGTCGTCTCCTACAACAGCGCTCTGGT CTACTTCGTGGTGGGCAGCGTCGTCTCGGCCGTCTGCTCGGCGCTGGCGCTCTACCTGTTCGTCgtgcacgggggcggcggctcGATCGTCGTGTCTCTCCTCGACGCCGCCGCGCAGGCCCTCCTGTTTTCGGCGTCCGGCGCGGCGCTCGCCGCGCGCGGCTGCTTCGCCGGCGGGGCGGACGCGTTCCGCGGGAGGGTGGGCATCGCGGCGGCCGTTGGCACGTGCGCGGCCGCTGCCGTCTTGGTCGCGGCGCTGGCAGGGAACGCGCCACGCTAG